Proteins encoded within one genomic window of Misgurnus anguillicaudatus chromosome 18, ASM2758022v2, whole genome shotgun sequence:
- the LOC141350389 gene encoding uncharacterized protein isoform X1 encodes MGLLSSIIPKQKGAVMYIRWLPAAVNTQHCHEHAKPTDGDIFLNPEKPLQSRLAMNKEKVRELTSQTSVVQVIGTAVSQHHLLACTSRMRPRFSPMPANRQWKTRASTSPPTLPQAFEITTYNCFSPLHETGCYVGITGASIARHEHATSGVGEQHQSAAVRDPKEGLHMFSRESTPNISYDEDICVRTAFPILTRTFKQLCELQSGSCFCQMT; translated from the exons ATGGGT CTGCTAAGTTCCATTATTCCGAAGCAGAAGGGGGCAGTAATGTACATACGCTGGTTGCCAGCCGCCGTTAATACTCAA CATTGTCATGAGCATGCCAAACCAACAGATGGCGATATATTCCTTAACCCAGAGAAGCCACTCCAGTCTCGTCTTGCTATGAACAAGGAAAAAGTGCGGGAGCTGACTTCGCAGACGTCCGTGGTTCAG GTCATTGGCACTGCTGT ATCACAACATCATTTGct GGCATGTACATCTAGGATGCGGCCTAGATTCTCTCCAATGCCAGCAAACCGACAGTGGAAGACACGAGCCAGCACTTCTCCCCCCACATTGCCTCAGGCTTTTGAGATAACCACTTATAACTGCTTCTCCCCCCTTCATGAGACCGGATGCTATGTTGGGATCACCGGGGCCTCCATCGCCCGGCATGAACACGCTACATCAGGTGTAG GTGAACAACATCAGAGTGCGGCAGTCAGAGATCCTAAAGAAGGACTCCATATGTTTAGTCGAGAGAGTACACCGAACATCTCTTATGACGAGGATATTTGTGTAAGGACCGCTTTCCCGATACTGACAAGGACATTTAAG CAATTATGTGAGCTGCAGTCTGGATCCTGCTTCTGTCAGATGACCTAA
- the LOC141350389 gene encoding uncharacterized protein isoform X3: MGLLSSIIPKQKGAVMYIRWLPAAVNTQHCHEHAKPTDGDIFLNPEKPLQSRLAMNKEKVRELTSQTSVVQVIGTAVSQHHLLACTSRMRPRFSPMPANRQWKTRASTSPPTLPQAFEITTYNCFSPLHETGCYVGITGASIARHEHATSAIM, translated from the exons ATGGGT CTGCTAAGTTCCATTATTCCGAAGCAGAAGGGGGCAGTAATGTACATACGCTGGTTGCCAGCCGCCGTTAATACTCAA CATTGTCATGAGCATGCCAAACCAACAGATGGCGATATATTCCTTAACCCAGAGAAGCCACTCCAGTCTCGTCTTGCTATGAACAAGGAAAAAGTGCGGGAGCTGACTTCGCAGACGTCCGTGGTTCAG GTCATTGGCACTGCTGT ATCACAACATCATTTGct GGCATGTACATCTAGGATGCGGCCTAGATTCTCTCCAATGCCAGCAAACCGACAGTGGAAGACACGAGCCAGCACTTCTCCCCCCACATTGCCTCAGGCTTTTGAGATAACCACTTATAACTGCTTCTCCCCCCTTCATGAGACCGGATGCTATGTTGGGATCACCGGGGCCTCCATCGCCCGGCATGAACACGCTACATCAG CAATTATGTGA
- the LOC141350389 gene encoding uncharacterized protein isoform X2: MGLLSSIIPKQKGAVMYIRWLPAAVNTQHCHEHAKPTDGDIFLNPEKPLQSRLAMNKEKVRELTSQTSVVQVIGTAVSQHHLLACTSRMRPRFSPMPANRQWKTRASTSPPTLPQAFEITTYNCFSPLHETGCYVGITGASIARHEHATSGVAIM, translated from the exons ATGGGT CTGCTAAGTTCCATTATTCCGAAGCAGAAGGGGGCAGTAATGTACATACGCTGGTTGCCAGCCGCCGTTAATACTCAA CATTGTCATGAGCATGCCAAACCAACAGATGGCGATATATTCCTTAACCCAGAGAAGCCACTCCAGTCTCGTCTTGCTATGAACAAGGAAAAAGTGCGGGAGCTGACTTCGCAGACGTCCGTGGTTCAG GTCATTGGCACTGCTGT ATCACAACATCATTTGct GGCATGTACATCTAGGATGCGGCCTAGATTCTCTCCAATGCCAGCAAACCGACAGTGGAAGACACGAGCCAGCACTTCTCCCCCCACATTGCCTCAGGCTTTTGAGATAACCACTTATAACTGCTTCTCCCCCCTTCATGAGACCGGATGCTATGTTGGGATCACCGGGGCCTCCATCGCCCGGCATGAACACGCTACATCAGGTGTAG CAATTATGTGA